The Halorubrum salinarum genome segment CCTCACCCTGTACGCCGACGGCGAGGTCCACGTCCTCGTCAGCGGGCTGGAGTACGGCCGCGCGACGACGGAGGCGGCGGCCGACACCGTCGAACGCCACGCGGACTACGACTACGAGTACGGCGGCCGCGAGGAGCGCAACGACATGTACGCGGAGTTCGTCCGCGACAAGGGCGTCGAGTCCGTCTCGATGCCGCCGCGCGGCCCGGTCGGCACCGCGGACGCCCTCCGCGAGCGCGGGATCGAGGTCGCGGTCGACGCGGACGACCGGCTCCAGGCGGTCCGCGCGGTGAAGACCGACGAGGAGATAGACGCGATCCGCGACGCGCAGGAGGCGAACGAGGCCGCGATGCGGGCCGCCGAGGAGCTGATCGCCGGCGCCGACGTGGCGGGCGAGGACGACGACGCGGAGGCGGGCGTCCTGCTCCGCGACGGCGAGCCGCTCACCAGCGAGCGCGTGACCGAGGAGATAGAGGTGACGCTGCTGCGCCACGGCTGCGCGCTCGACGAGACGATCGTGGCCGGGGGCGCGCAGGCCGCCGACCCCCACGACCGCGGCTCCGGGCCCCTCCGCGCGAATGAGGCGATCATCGTCGACATCTTCCCGCGCTCGAAGGCGACGAAGTACAACGCCGACATGACGCGGACGTTCTGCGTCGGCGAGCCGAGCGACGCGCTCCGCGAGTGGTACGACCTCACCGAGCGCGCGCTGGAGGCCGCGCTGGACGCGGTCGAGCCGGGCGCCACGGGCGAGGAGGTCCATGCCGCCGCCTGCGAGGTGTACGAAGAGGCGGGCGAGCCGACGTTCCGCACGGACCCCGAGACGGAGACCGGATTCATCCACTCGACCGGGCACGGGATCGGCCTCGACGTCCACGAGTCGCCGCGGCTCGCGAGCGGCGGCGAGGAGCTGGAGCCGGGCCACGTGATCACCGTCGAGCCCGGGCTCTACGACCCCGCGGTCGGCGGCGTCCGGATCGAGGACCTCGTCGTCGTCACCGAGGACGGGTACGAGAACCTCACCGACTACCCGATCGAGTTCGTCGCCGAGTGAACCGCTGCGGGGCGCCGGGGGGCGCCCGGGACCGCCGTCGGCGGCGCGGTGCCGCGCGACACCCGGCCCGTCTGACCGCGATCGGAAGCCGCTTTGACCCGTACCCGGTACGGCGACCGTGAACTGGCGGTACGAACACACGGCGCTCGCGCTCTGTACGCTCGCGTTCACCGGGACGATGGTGGCGCGGCTGGTCGTCAGCCCGCTCGTCCCGGAGATCACGGCCCGGTTCGGCGTGACGAACGGCACCGTCGGGCTCGCCTTGAGCGGGATGTGGCTCACCTACGCGCTGGCGCAGTTCCCCTCCGGCGTCCTCGGCGACCGCTACGGCGAGCGCCGCGTCATCCTCGCCGCGGTCGGCGCCACCGCGGTCGCCTCCGTCCTCCTCGCCGCGTCGCCCTCGATGCTCGCCTTCGGCCTGTTCGCGGCCGCGCTCGGCGTCGGCGCGGGGCTCCACTACTCGGTCGCGACGACGTTCCTCACGCGGCAGTTCGACGACACCGGCCGCGCCATCGGCGTCCACGTCGCCGGCGGCCCGCTCGCGGGGCTCGCCGCGCCGCCCGCCGCCGCGCTCGTCGGCTCGCGGTACGGCTGGCGCGCCGGCGTGCTCCTCGGCGCCGCGGTCGCGGTGCCCGTCTTCGTCCTGTTCGCGTGGCGGGTCCGGCCGACCGAACCCCTGCGGCCGGACCAGCCGATGGGTGAGCGGTTCGCCGTCGGCCCGCTCGCCGAACTGCTCTCGCGGCCGCGAATCCTCTACACGACCGCGCTCGCGACGATGGGGGCGTTCACGTGGCAGGCGACCGCTTCCTTCCTCCCGACGTTCCTCGAAGTGGGGACCGGCCTGTCGAGCGCGCTGTCGGCGCTTCTGTTCTCCGTGTACTTCCTCGTCCACGGCGGCACCCAGCCGGTGACCGGCTCGGTGTCCGACCGGATCGGACGCGACGCCACGGCGATGGTGACGATGGGCGCGGGCGTCGTCGGCTACGGGACGCTCGTCGCGGCCGCGACGCTCGACTTGGGCCTCCTCGTGTCGGTCCCGGCCGTGGGCCTCGTCGGCCTCGCGATGTCGTGGGGCGCGCCGATCCAGTCGCGGTTCATGGACCTGCTGTCCGACGCCGAGCGGGGCGCCGGCTTCGGACTCGTCCGGACCGCCTACATGGTGACGGGCGCCTCCGGCAGCGTCGTCGTCGGCGCCGTCTCGGACGCCGCGGGGTGGCCCGTCGCGTTCGGACTGCTCGCCGGCGTGATGGCGCTGGGGCTGGCGACGCTGTCGGCGAACCGGCTGCTGGGGCTGGGGTACTGAACGGTCCGGAGTCGCGCCGTGAGTCACTCGAACGTCGGGAGTCGCTCCACGTAGCCCTCGTCGCGGGCCGCTTGCGTCAGGGAGCGGACGACCTCGAACTTCGCCTCGGTGTACGCCGCCATGTCGCCGCCGTGCTCCGCCGCGGCGTCGCGTTTGACCCGAGCGTACTCCGCGCGCGCCCTCGGATGGTCGGTCAGGTACTCACGGAACAGCAGCATCGGTCGCCACTGGTCCGCCTCGACGGTGTGCATTCGCACGGCGACGACGGCGTTCGACTCCCGCCTGACGGCGACGACCGTGTCCTCTGCGTCGTGCTCGCGCTCGAACCCCGCCGCGGCGAGCCCCTCAGCGGCGGCGCGCATCCCGTCGCCGTCTGCGTATATCGGCATGACATCCAGCACTGGCTTGCCCGGGACGCCGGGGATGGCGGTGCTCCCGACGTGGAACACGTCGAGCAGTCGGTCGTCCGAGGCGGCCTCGACGCGGTCCCGTGCCGACTCGTAGCGGTCGTCCCACTGCGGGTCTTGGAGGAGGGAGACTCCGTCCTCTTTCGGATCCATCGCTCGCGGCTATCCGCTCCGTCCGGAAAATAATGTCGGAATATTTGAAATTACTCTTTTCTTACTATTTCTCACGGCGGTCTCTTAATCGTTCTGGCGGAGTCGTCGGTGCGGTAGGCGGGCCGGCCGTTGAGCGCGCTCGCGGAGCCGGGGCTGGGCGGCGCGAGCGACGCTGCGGAGAAAGCGCGGCGGGTCCCAGGGCGGCGGGGAGAGCGCGCCCGTTACAGCCGATCGTCCTCGATGCTGCCCGGGTCCTCCGCGGTGTCGAACATGTTGTTCTCGGCGCCGTCGAGCATCTCGTCGCGGGGCTCCTCGTCGACCACGCTCACGTTGTACGCCTCGATACCGGACGCGATGAGGTCCTCCGCGGCCTGCTCCTCGGAGACGAACTCCTCGTCCGCCAGCTGCTGAAACTCCGCGTACACGTCGTCCGAGAGGTTCAGCTCGAAAGTGGGCATACCCCTCGTTCCGACCGGACACTTTTAAATTGTTCCCTCGTTGCGTGACGTGTCCGCGGAGGGGGATCACAGTTACCGACGCCGGCGAAACGGTGATCGAGGCGTCCGACGGCGGCCGTCGGATCCGCCGCGATGCCGTCGACGCCGTCCGCGCCCGGGCGCAGGACCTGCGCTCGGAGGCGGCCGAGAGCGGCTGAGGGCCGACCGGCCGCGGCGGCCCGAACATCTGCGGGGTCAAGGGTACCCCGACGGAGTGACAGGCTGCGAGTATGCCCGGCTTCCCGTCGCCCTTCGGCTCCGACGACGAGGACCTGTTCGACGGCTACGACGAGTTCGAGCCGGACCACCTCCCGCGACCGGGGGCGTTCCTCGACGGCCACGACGTGCTCGCGGGGGCGGACCACCTCGCGTTCCACCGGCTCACCCGCGAGTGCTTCGAGGAGCGGAAAGTGTACGACATGACGTTCGACTACAACCTCGCCCGGCTGAACCTCGACACGCGCCACGGGGACGCCGGGTTCCGCTACGCCGTCG includes the following:
- a CDS encoding M24 family metallopeptidase codes for the protein MNRTRLDDRLADLDTDGYLLDASQEDANQLYLSGFTGPDPFLTLYADGEVHVLVSGLEYGRATTEAAADTVERHADYDYEYGGREERNDMYAEFVRDKGVESVSMPPRGPVGTADALRERGIEVAVDADDRLQAVRAVKTDEEIDAIRDAQEANEAAMRAAEELIAGADVAGEDDDAEAGVLLRDGEPLTSERVTEEIEVTLLRHGCALDETIVAGGAQAADPHDRGSGPLRANEAIIVDIFPRSKATKYNADMTRTFCVGEPSDALREWYDLTERALEAALDAVEPGATGEEVHAAACEVYEEAGEPTFRTDPETETGFIHSTGHGIGLDVHESPRLASGGEELEPGHVITVEPGLYDPAVGGVRIEDLVVVTEDGYENLTDYPIEFVAE
- a CDS encoding MFS transporter — encoded protein: MNWRYEHTALALCTLAFTGTMVARLVVSPLVPEITARFGVTNGTVGLALSGMWLTYALAQFPSGVLGDRYGERRVILAAVGATAVASVLLAASPSMLAFGLFAAALGVGAGLHYSVATTFLTRQFDDTGRAIGVHVAGGPLAGLAAPPAAALVGSRYGWRAGVLLGAAVAVPVFVLFAWRVRPTEPLRPDQPMGERFAVGPLAELLSRPRILYTTALATMGAFTWQATASFLPTFLEVGTGLSSALSALLFSVYFLVHGGTQPVTGSVSDRIGRDATAMVTMGAGVVGYGTLVAAATLDLGLLVSVPAVGLVGLAMSWGAPIQSRFMDLLSDAERGAGFGLVRTAYMVTGASGSVVVGAVSDAAGWPVAFGLLAGVMALGLATLSANRLLGLGY
- a CDS encoding GrpB family protein; the protein is MDPKEDGVSLLQDPQWDDRYESARDRVEAASDDRLLDVFHVGSTAIPGVPGKPVLDVMPIYADGDGMRAAAEGLAAAGFEREHDAEDTVVAVRRESNAVVAVRMHTVEADQWRPMLLFREYLTDHPRARAEYARVKRDAAAEHGGDMAAYTEAKFEVVRSLTQAARDEGYVERLPTFE